A genomic window from Sphingobacterium spiritivorum includes:
- a CDS encoding conjugal transfer protein TraO → MEKYIYTVMLLVMGISVTQAQRMLPKQKGLEISTGVLSNDKIGNDYYVSTAMTINSKNGNYQLWALEYTHRYHDYKDLRIPQETYTAEGGYSFFLLGDARKNVTLNLGITGVFGYETINRSEVMLYDGAEILSQDNFIYGGGSRLTFETYLSDRFVLVLQGRTKIVWGTDLQQFRPSAGVGLRFNF, encoded by the coding sequence ATGGAAAAGTATATCTATACCGTGATGCTCCTTGTAATGGGCATCTCGGTTACACAGGCACAAAGGATGCTGCCCAAGCAAAAAGGCTTGGAAATAAGCACAGGTGTATTGTCTAATGATAAAATCGGAAACGATTATTACGTCAGTACAGCCATGACCATAAACAGTAAAAATGGTAATTATCAGCTTTGGGCGCTGGAATATACCCATCGATACCACGACTACAAAGACCTGCGCATCCCACAGGAAACTTATACAGCCGAAGGCGGTTACAGTTTCTTCCTGCTGGGTGATGCACGCAAGAACGTTACCCTAAATTTAGGCATAACAGGCGTATTTGGCTACGAAACCATTAACCGTAGCGAAGTGATGTTATACGATGGTGCGGAGATACTAAGTCAAGATAATTTTATCTATGGTGGTGGCAGTCGATTAACTTTTGAAACGTATCTGTCTGACCGTTTTGTACTGGTTCTACAAGGACGTACAAAGATAGTATGGGGTACTGATCTGCAACAGTTCCGACCGTCGGCAGGTGTGGGATTAAGGTTTAATTTTTAA
- a CDS encoding TraG family conjugative transposon ATPase, whose translation MRNVAKTTTLESKFPLLAVENNCILSKDADITVCFEVRLPELFTVASAEYEVIHSAWHKAIKTLPDFTVIHKQDWYIKESYTPDLATENHSFLSKSYQRHFNERPFLNHYCYLFLTKTTKNRMRMQSNFSSLCKGALIPKEINKETIHRFMEAVAQFERIVNDSGFVSLRRLSEDDIIGTNEKQGLLEQYMTLSREVGTPMQDIGLGAEEVRVGNKRLSLHTLSDTDDLPATVSADTRFEKLSTDRSDCRLSFAAPVGLLLSCNHIYNQYLFLDNSEDNLQKFEKSARNMHSLARYSRANQINKEWIEKYLNEAHSFGLSSIRAHFNIMAWSEDPAELKRLKNDCGSALALMECKPRHNTTDVATLYWAGMPGNAGDFPSEESFYTFIEPALCFFAEETNYHNSPSPFGIKMADRLTGKPIHLDISDLPMKRGIITNRNKFILGPSGSGKSFFTNHMVRQYYEQGAHVLLVDTGNSYQGLCELIKGKTKGEDGVYFTYTEDNPIAFNPFYTDDGVFDIEKRESIKTLILTLWKRDDEPPTRSEEVALSNAVSGYIEHIKTDDFYPSFNGFYEYVKGDYRKVLEEKQVREKDFDIANFLNVLEPYYKGGEYDYLLNSDKQLDLLSKRFIVFEIDAIKDHKVLFPIVTIIIMEVFINKMRRLKGVRKLILIEEAWKAIAKEGMAEYIKYLFKTVRKFFGEAIVVTQEVDDIIQSPIVKESIINNSDCKILLDQRKYMNKFDDIQAMLGLTDKEKGQVLSINMNNDANRLYKEVWIGLGGTHSAVYATEVSLEEYLAYTTEETEKMEVMQLASELDGNVELAIKHIAMQRRDNANQ comes from the coding sequence ATGAGAAATGTAGCGAAAACCACCACATTAGAAAGTAAATTTCCATTGTTGGCAGTAGAGAACAATTGCATCCTTTCCAAAGATGCAGACATTACCGTCTGTTTTGAAGTTCGATTGCCAGAACTGTTCACAGTAGCATCAGCAGAATACGAAGTCATACATTCAGCTTGGCACAAGGCGATTAAAACCCTTCCAGATTTTACGGTCATCCACAAACAAGACTGGTACATCAAAGAAAGTTATACGCCTGATTTAGCAACCGAAAATCACAGCTTCTTATCGAAATCCTATCAGCGTCATTTTAATGAGCGACCATTTCTGAACCATTATTGCTACCTGTTTCTGACCAAGACAACGAAAAACAGAATGCGAATGCAGAGTAACTTCAGTTCGCTATGCAAAGGTGCCTTGATCCCAAAGGAAATTAACAAGGAAACGATCCATCGTTTTATGGAAGCGGTTGCTCAGTTTGAACGTATTGTAAATGATAGTGGATTTGTAAGCTTACGAAGATTAAGCGAAGACGACATCATCGGAACAAATGAAAAACAGGGATTATTGGAACAATATATGACACTTTCACGAGAAGTCGGAACACCGATGCAGGACATTGGCTTGGGAGCTGAGGAAGTACGTGTCGGTAACAAAAGATTATCCTTACACACGCTTTCCGATACAGACGACCTACCTGCAACAGTATCAGCAGATACACGCTTTGAAAAACTATCTACAGACCGAAGCGATTGCCGTTTGTCCTTTGCTGCGCCTGTGGGTTTGCTGTTAAGCTGCAACCACATCTACAACCAGTATTTGTTTTTGGATAACAGCGAAGACAACCTACAAAAGTTCGAAAAGTCTGCAAGGAATATGCACTCGTTGGCAAGATACAGCCGTGCCAACCAGATCAACAAAGAGTGGATTGAAAAGTATTTGAATGAAGCCCACAGTTTTGGACTGTCTTCGATCAGAGCACATTTCAATATTATGGCATGGTCGGAAGATCCTGCGGAACTGAAACGGCTAAAGAACGATTGCGGTAGTGCATTGGCATTGATGGAATGCAAACCCCGTCATAACACCACAGACGTAGCCACTTTGTATTGGGCAGGAATGCCCGGCAATGCAGGGGATTTTCCAAGTGAAGAAAGCTTTTACACCTTTATTGAACCTGCATTATGCTTCTTTGCGGAAGAAACCAACTACCACAATTCACCATCGCCCTTCGGAATAAAAATGGCTGATCGTTTGACTGGAAAACCCATTCATTTGGATATTTCTGATTTGCCGATGAAACGGGGTATTATCACAAATCGGAACAAATTCATTTTGGGGCCATCGGGTTCGGGTAAATCATTCTTCACAAACCATATGGTTAGGCAGTATTACGAACAGGGTGCTCACGTATTGCTGGTAGATACGGGGAACTCATATCAAGGTTTATGTGAATTGATTAAGGGAAAAACCAAAGGTGAAGACGGTGTTTACTTCACATATACTGAAGATAATCCGATTGCTTTTAATCCTTTCTATACCGATGATGGTGTATTTGATATTGAGAAGCGTGAAAGTATCAAAACTTTGATACTGACACTTTGGAAACGTGATGATGAACCGCCAACTCGCTCTGAAGAAGTAGCATTGTCTAATGCCGTTTCGGGTTACATCGAACACATCAAAACGGATGATTTTTATCCTTCGTTCAATGGTTTCTACGAATATGTAAAAGGTGATTACCGCAAGGTTTTAGAAGAAAAACAAGTAAGAGAAAAGGATTTTGATATTGCCAATTTCCTAAACGTGTTAGAACCTTATTACAAAGGAGGCGAATACGATTATCTCTTAAACTCTGACAAACAATTAGACCTGCTTTCCAAACGCTTTATTGTGTTTGAGATTGATGCAATCAAAGACCACAAAGTCCTCTTTCCGATTGTGACCATCATTATTATGGAAGTCTTCATCAACAAGATGCGCCGATTGAAGGGTGTCCGCAAGCTGATTTTAATTGAAGAAGCCTGGAAAGCAATTGCCAAAGAAGGTATGGCGGAATACATAAAATATCTTTTCAAAACGGTTAGAAAGTTCTTTGGAGAAGCCATTGTCGTAACTCAAGAGGTTGACGACATCATTCAATCGCCCATTGTAAAGGAAAGTATCATCAACAATTCCGATTGCAAGATACTCTTAGACCAGCGCAAGTATATGAATAAGTTTGATGATATACAGGCAATGCTAGGACTTACGGATAAAGAGAAAGGACAAGTGCTTTCTATCAATATGAACAACGATGCCAACCGCTTGTACAAAGAGGTTTGGATTGGTTTAGGTGGTACACACTCGGCAGTTTACGCCACCGAAGTGAGTTTGGAGGAATATTTAGCCTATACCACGGAAGAAACCGAAAAAATGGAAGTGATGCAACTCGCATCGGAACTCGATGGGAACGTCGAACTCGCTATCAAGCATATTGCTATGCAAAGACGCGATAATGCAAATCAATAA
- the traJ gene encoding conjugative transposon protein TraJ, translating to MEWNNLHEVLRSLYDDMMPLAGDMAAVAKGLAGLGALFYVALKVWQALSRAEPIDVFPLLRPFALGLCIMFFPTIVLGTINGVLSPVVTGTHNILEDQVLDLNKLQQQKDQLEYEAMVRNPETAFMVSDEEFDKKLEELGWSPSDIGTMAGMYMDKGAYQIEKAIKDWFRNLLEILFQAAALVIDTIRTFFLIVLSILGPIAFAISVWDGFQSTLTQWLTRYVSVYLWLPVSDLFSSMLARIQSLILEKDIEMLSDPNYIPDTSNTVYIIFMIIGIVGYFTIPTVTGWIIQAGGAGNFTRNVNSTAIKAGNIAGAGAGSTVGNIGGKLMGK from the coding sequence ATGGAATGGAATAATCTTCATGAAGTTTTGCGCTCGCTATACGATGATATGATGCCGCTTGCAGGCGACATGGCAGCAGTAGCAAAAGGTCTGGCAGGATTGGGAGCCTTGTTCTATGTAGCATTAAAGGTTTGGCAGGCGTTAAGCCGTGCCGAGCCTATTGATGTGTTTCCACTCTTACGTCCGTTCGCTTTAGGACTTTGTATTATGTTTTTTCCAACTATTGTACTGGGAACCATTAATGGGGTGCTAAGTCCTGTAGTTACGGGAACACATAATATCCTCGAAGACCAGGTGCTTGATTTGAATAAACTTCAACAACAGAAAGACCAATTGGAATATGAGGCAATGGTTCGAAATCCTGAAACCGCCTTTATGGTATCCGATGAGGAATTTGATAAAAAATTGGAAGAATTAGGTTGGTCGCCCTCCGACATTGGAACAATGGCAGGAATGTATATGGACAAAGGTGCCTATCAAATCGAAAAAGCTATAAAAGACTGGTTCCGCAATCTATTGGAAATACTCTTTCAGGCAGCGGCATTGGTCATTGATACCATACGTACTTTTTTTCTGATCGTACTTTCCATACTCGGGCCAATTGCTTTTGCTATATCCGTCTGGGATGGTTTTCAATCCACCCTTACCCAATGGCTTACAAGGTACGTTAGTGTTTACCTCTGGCTTCCTGTTTCGGATTTATTCAGCTCTATGTTAGCAAGGATACAATCGCTGATATTGGAAAAAGACATTGAGATGTTATCCGACCCAAATTACATCCCTGATACCTCAAATACGGTGTACATCATTTTTATGATTATCGGTATTGTGGGATACTTTACCATACCAACGGTAACGGGATGGATTATTCAGGCAGGTGGCGCAGGAAACTTTACTCGAAATGTAAACTCAACGGCTATAAAAGCTGGAAACATTGCCGGAGCTGGTGCAGGTTCAACTGTTGGGAATATCGGTGGAAAATTAATGGGAAAATAA
- a CDS encoding Eco57I restriction-modification methylase domain-containing protein: MKEATKYLSQKCNTDPWFVDRLIISAFLYINQIQLINNRLLLEYCIRENDEDFENLIGFIETINDIKNEFVIEDLIELFEFVISPSDRIINGAIYTPSEIRDYIVRQTFRNNANILNEVTIADISCGCSGFLYTASKELKRKTRNTYQHIFQNQIFGLDIQEYSVTRSKLLLSLLALSDGEDVEEFHFNLHRGDALLFSWEEHYPNFEGFQILVGNPPYVSARNLDEEAKENVKLWEVCTTGNPDLYIPFFQIGYENLAENGILGYITMNTFFKSLNGRALRSYFERNNISIKIIDFGTQQIFKSKSTYTCICFLENTGRNYIEYHKSIDKELPTNRNQYSRINYTSLDARKGWNLNDNEIISRIEAIGTPFGERYRTRHGIATLRNDLYIFKPVKEDDEFYYLQNGSLYPIEKGICKDILNSNKLSRSIDFEAVKEKVLFPYNDDVKPKALEEYVLKNRYPNAYKYLKKKKDELAKRDKGKGQYEKWFAFGRTQSLEKVGNKLFFPKFSDKIPNYLISNDDDLLFYNGQAIIGHSEHEMLLIKKILESRLFWYYIKTTSKPYSSAYYSLNGTYIKNFGIPDFTEKDIDFLINEPDQSNIDSFLEDYYNIKL, encoded by the coding sequence ATGAAAGAAGCTACAAAATATTTAAGTCAAAAATGTAACACAGATCCCTGGTTTGTGGATAGGCTTATTATTTCTGCATTTCTGTACATAAACCAGATACAATTAATTAATAATAGGCTGTTATTAGAATATTGTATTCGTGAAAATGATGAAGATTTTGAAAACTTGATTGGGTTTATTGAAACAATAAACGACATAAAGAATGAATTTGTTATAGAAGATTTAATCGAACTTTTTGAATTCGTTATTTCACCTTCAGATAGAATTATTAACGGAGCGATATATACACCTTCTGAAATAAGAGATTACATTGTACGGCAAACATTCAGAAATAATGCAAATATTCTTAACGAAGTTACTATAGCGGATATTTCGTGTGGCTGTTCCGGATTTCTATATACCGCATCTAAAGAGCTAAAAAGAAAAACAAGAAATACCTATCAGCATATTTTTCAAAATCAGATTTTTGGCTTAGACATTCAGGAATATTCTGTTACTCGGAGTAAACTGCTATTGAGTTTATTGGCATTGTCAGATGGAGAGGATGTGGAAGAATTTCATTTTAATTTACATCGTGGAGACGCTTTGCTTTTTAGTTGGGAAGAGCATTATCCAAACTTTGAGGGATTTCAAATCCTTGTGGGAAATCCGCCTTATGTTTCCGCTCGTAATCTTGATGAGGAGGCAAAAGAAAATGTAAAACTTTGGGAAGTTTGTACAACCGGAAACCCAGATTTATATATTCCTTTCTTTCAAATCGGTTATGAGAATCTTGCAGAAAATGGTATTCTTGGATATATCACAATGAACACTTTTTTCAAAAGTCTAAACGGGAGAGCTTTAAGAAGTTATTTTGAAAGGAATAATATTTCTATTAAAATTATTGATTTTGGAACCCAGCAAATTTTTAAATCCAAAAGTACATATACCTGTATTTGTTTTTTAGAAAATACTGGTAGAAACTATATTGAATATCATAAGTCAATAGATAAAGAATTACCAACGAATAGAAATCAATACAGTAGGATTAATTACACAAGTCTTGATGCAAGAAAAGGTTGGAATCTAAATGACAACGAAATTATTTCTAGGATTGAAGCTATAGGAACACCTTTTGGTGAAAGATACAGAACCAGACACGGTATTGCAACACTAAGAAACGACCTGTATATTTTTAAGCCAGTAAAAGAAGATGATGAATTTTATTATCTTCAAAATGGAAGTTTATATCCTATAGAAAAAGGAATATGCAAAGATATATTAAACTCAAATAAATTGAGTAGGAGTATTGATTTTGAAGCAGTAAAAGAAAAGGTTTTATTTCCTTACAATGATGACGTAAAACCTAAAGCTCTGGAAGAATATGTTTTAAAAAATAGATATCCCAATGCCTATAAATACCTAAAAAAGAAAAAAGATGAATTAGCTAAAAGAGATAAGGGCAAAGGGCAGTATGAAAAATGGTTTGCCTTTGGAAGGACTCAATCTTTAGAAAAAGTTGGGAACAAATTGTTTTTTCCGAAATTTTCAGATAAAATTCCAAATTATTTAATTAGTAATGATGATGATTTATTATTTTACAATGGTCAGGCAATTATTGGGCATTCAGAACATGAAATGCTATTAATTAAAAAAATTTTAGAATCTCGGTTGTTTTGGTATTATATCAAAACAACAAGTAAACCTTATTCATCAGCATATTATTCATTAAACGGAACGTATATCAAAAATTTTGGTATACCTGATTTTACTGAAAAAGATATTGACTTTTTAATTAATGAACCTGACCAAAGTAATATTGATTCTTTCTTAGAAGATTATTATAATATCAAATTATAG
- a CDS encoding DUF4134 domain-containing protein, producing MKKQRKKVLLTAVVMLSGIGAFAQGNGTAGINEATQMVTSYFDPATQLIYAIGAVVGLIGGVKVYNKFSSGDPDTSKTAASWFGACIFLIVAATILRSFFL from the coding sequence ATGAAAAAACAAAGAAAAAAAGTTTTGCTGACAGCCGTAGTTATGCTGTCAGGAATTGGTGCGTTTGCGCAGGGAAACGGTACGGCAGGTATCAACGAAGCTACCCAAATGGTAACGTCGTATTTCGATCCCGCAACCCAATTAATTTACGCCATCGGTGCCGTCGTAGGACTAATCGGAGGTGTTAAGGTGTATAATAAATTCAGCTCTGGTGATCCTGACACTTCCAAAACGGCAGCTTCGTGGTTTGGTGCCTGTATCTTCTTGATTGTTGCTGCTACTATTCTACGTTCCTTCTTCCTTTAA
- a CDS encoding DUF4133 domain-containing protein — MNYNINKGIGRTVEFKGLKAQYLFIFAGGLLGTLILVMILYMAGVSNYVCLFVGAGGASLIIWQTFSLNRKYGEHGLMKVGARKRHPRYIICRKPVHRYLKFTPKQNAV; from the coding sequence ATGAATTACAATATCAACAAAGGCATTGGCAGAACGGTAGAGTTTAAAGGGCTGAAAGCACAATACTTGTTCATTTTTGCGGGTGGTCTGCTCGGTACACTTATCCTCGTGATGATACTGTATATGGCTGGTGTAAGCAATTACGTTTGCCTGTTCGTTGGTGCTGGTGGTGCTTCGCTCATCATTTGGCAAACCTTTTCGCTGAACCGAAAATATGGAGAACACGGATTGATGAAAGTTGGTGCAAGAAAAAGACATCCACGATACATTATCTGTCGCAAGCCTGTTCACCGCTATTTAAAATTCACTCCTAAACAAAATGCCGTATGA
- a CDS encoding DUF3872 domain-containing protein, with protein MIAIFNKLRTGLLPLYVFLVILTASISLVSCSKDDELEIKNNFPFEVNVMPVPKDVAKGQKVEIRITIQRTGNYTNTQYFLRYFQFDGTGTLQYYDEPPYQPNDLYQLPTEQLRLYYTSTSAVSQSFDVWISDSFGNEKQVSFQFNSRD; from the coding sequence ATGATAGCAATATTTAATAAATTAAGAACAGGGCTACTGCCATTATATGTATTTCTGGTAATCCTGACAGCTTCGATTTCTTTGGTATCTTGTAGCAAAGATGATGAGTTGGAAATAAAGAATAATTTTCCTTTTGAGGTTAATGTAATGCCAGTACCCAAAGACGTTGCCAAGGGACAGAAAGTAGAAATTCGAATTACTATACAGCGTACAGGTAATTACACCAATACACAGTATTTTCTTCGATACTTCCAGTTTGACGGTACAGGAACGTTACAGTATTACGATGAACCTCCATATCAACCGAACGATTTGTACCAGTTACCAACGGAGCAACTCCGCTTGTATTATACCTCAACATCTGCAGTATCACAATCTTTTGACGTTTGGATTTCGGACAGTTTTGGAAATGAAAAGCAAGTGAGTTTTCAGTTTAATAGTAGGGATTAA
- the traK gene encoding conjugative transposon protein TraK, producing the protein MEFKTLRNIENSFKQIRLYAIAFAVLCISVVGYAVWQSYRFAEEQRQKVYVLDNGKSLMLALSQDAGINRPVEAREHVRRFHELFFTLAPDKNAIESNMKRAFHLADKSAFDYYKDLSEKGYYNRIISGNVQQRIEVDSVICNFDSHPYSVRTYAKQFIIRSSNVTRRNLITSCYLVNSVRSDNNPQGFNIEKFAVVENKDIEVIER; encoded by the coding sequence ATGGAATTTAAAACGCTAAGAAATATCGAAAATAGCTTTAAGCAGATAAGATTATATGCCATTGCATTTGCGGTTCTCTGCATCAGCGTGGTGGGATATGCCGTGTGGCAGTCCTACCGCTTTGCCGAAGAACAACGCCAAAAAGTATATGTATTGGATAACGGCAAATCATTGATGTTGGCTTTATCGCAAGATGCCGGTATCAACCGACCGGTTGAAGCAAGAGAACACGTTCGTCGTTTTCACGAACTGTTCTTTACGCTTGCCCCGGACAAAAATGCTATTGAAAGCAATATGAAACGGGCGTTTCACCTCGCCGACAAAAGTGCATTTGATTACTACAAAGACCTTTCGGAAAAGGGCTATTACAACCGCATCATATCGGGTAATGTGCAACAGCGCATCGAGGTGGACAGTGTAATCTGCAATTTTGATAGCCATCCGTATTCAGTACGAACCTATGCCAAACAGTTTATCATACGGTCAAGCAATGTAACCCGCCGTAACCTGATTACATCCTGTTATCTCGTTAATTCTGTTCGGTCAGACAATAATCCACAAGGATTCAATATTGAAAAATTTGCCGTCGTGGAAAACAAAGACATCGAAGTTATAGAACGCTAA
- a CDS encoding DUF4141 domain-containing protein has product MKKILFMVCTALMLAVAPSAKAQFVVTDPANLASGILNSANEIVQTSSTVSNVVKNFKEVEKVYKQGKEYYDKLKAINNLVKDARKVQQTVLLAGDVSEMYVQNFSKMMNDPNFTPQELVAIGNGYSALLNESTELLKELKQIVTSSSLSLNDKERMDIIDRVYKEVKDYHSLVRYYTNKNISVSYLRAKKKSDAKRVLDLYGTSNQKYW; this is encoded by the coding sequence ATGAAAAAGATTCTTTTTATGGTGTGTACGGCATTGATGCTTGCCGTAGCACCGTCTGCAAAAGCACAATTTGTCGTAACCGATCCAGCAAATCTGGCTTCGGGTATTCTTAATTCTGCTAATGAAATCGTCCAAACTTCTTCCACGGTAAGTAATGTGGTGAAGAATTTTAAAGAAGTTGAAAAAGTCTATAAGCAAGGGAAAGAGTATTACGACAAGCTGAAAGCCATCAACAATTTGGTAAAAGATGCTCGTAAAGTACAGCAGACTGTTTTGTTGGCAGGTGATGTTTCTGAAATGTACGTACAGAATTTTAGTAAAATGATGAACGATCCCAATTTCACTCCACAGGAATTAGTCGCTATCGGCAATGGCTATTCTGCCTTATTAAATGAAAGTACCGAACTGTTGAAAGAATTAAAGCAAATCGTAACCTCATCGAGTCTTTCACTGAACGACAAAGAACGCATGGACATCATTGACCGCGTGTATAAAGAAGTAAAAGACTACCATAGTTTGGTTCGCTATTATACCAACAAGAACATTTCAGTAAGCTACCTGAGAGCGAAAAAGAAAAGCGATGCCAAAAGAGTGCTTGATCTCTATGGAACTTCTAATCAAAAATACTGGTAA
- the traN gene encoding conjugative transposon protein TraN, which produces MNNLLKSICAFALTMGFAISSFAQDSIRIPLALGKIEPYKMEVTYDKTSHLIFPTAIRYVDLGSEYLIAGKAEDAENVLRIKASVKDFEQETNFSVITNDGRFYNFNVYYSSYPEAMSYDLQTMQKAVDRANGNDVLFEELGHNSPSLAGLLLETIYKKDKRIVKHIGAKSFGIQFILKGIYIHSGKYYFHTELRNSTNVPFGIDFINFKVVDKKVAKRTVVQEHPLTPLRTYKPLNEIIGKTTEQNVFLLDQFTIADDKVLLIEIYEKNGGRHQTLQVENSDLIQARLINDMHLKF; this is translated from the coding sequence ATGAATAATCTTTTAAAATCAATTTGTGCATTTGCCTTAACGATGGGCTTTGCTATAAGCTCTTTTGCACAGGACAGCATCAGAATACCACTTGCATTGGGCAAGATTGAACCTTACAAAATGGAAGTAACCTACGATAAAACTTCTCATTTGATTTTCCCAACCGCCATTCGTTACGTGGATTTAGGCAGTGAATACCTGATTGCTGGTAAAGCCGAAGATGCTGAAAATGTATTGCGTATAAAAGCTTCGGTAAAGGACTTTGAACAGGAAACCAACTTTTCTGTAATTACCAACGACGGGCGTTTTTACAACTTCAATGTGTATTACAGTTCGTATCCCGAAGCAATGAGCTATGACTTGCAGACCATGCAAAAAGCAGTAGATAGAGCCAATGGTAACGATGTTCTTTTTGAAGAATTGGGTCACAACTCTCCTTCGCTGGCAGGTTTATTATTGGAAACCATTTACAAAAAAGACAAACGTATCGTAAAACATATCGGTGCCAAAAGTTTCGGTATTCAGTTTATTCTGAAAGGCATTTACATCCACAGCGGAAAATACTATTTCCATACCGAATTACGCAACAGTACCAATGTACCTTTCGGGATTGATTTTATCAATTTCAAAGTGGTGGATAAAAAAGTCGCCAAGCGAACCGTGGTACAGGAACATCCATTAACGCCCTTACGAACATACAAACCATTGAATGAAATTATTGGGAAAACTACCGAACAAAACGTGTTCCTGTTAGACCAGTTTACCATTGCCGACGACAAGGTGTTGTTGATTGAAATCTACGAGAAAAACGGAGGCAGACATCAAACCTTGCAGGTCGAAAATTCCGACTTAATCCAAGCTCGTTTGATTAACGATATGCACCTAAAATTTTAA
- the traM gene encoding conjugative transposon protein TraM translates to MNENENKKSVVRITEGSPKETADVLQNDTQTNKEKLKKPLIFGLMAMVFAGCMYLIFKPFEDKKELENIGLNDAVPQATGAGMPDDKGKAYELEMLEQKDQEKRNALTTLSDYWSEDNSSANSEVAFEEENEENSFGGNDNSRRFGNSNLNSYRNSQNALGSFYSNDNSETMELRRQLDELKEQLADRDIPKPTTVDDQLALMEKSYQMAAKYLPQNTGSGTNFPVNGNAPVATTVSQTNQKEHFVSFTSARKNTVSALYREPTDSAFTADWSQTKNRGFYTAGATEQVVQPKNSIKASVHETQTIVGEAGVRLRLMEAAQTPQRTIPKGTIVIANGKFEGGRLQLKITSVELEGNIIPVDITIYDLDGQKGLNVPYSPEMNALTEMAGNMSQSSGSSIMMTQSAGQQVAADLSRGVVQGISGYFAKKVRTPKVTLKAGHQVFLVSKK, encoded by the coding sequence ATGAACGAAAATGAAAACAAAAAATCGGTTGTTCGGATAACTGAGGGAAGTCCGAAAGAAACCGCTGATGTGTTGCAAAATGACACACAGACTAATAAAGAAAAGCTAAAAAAGCCTTTAATATTCGGTTTAATGGCGATGGTTTTTGCAGGTTGCATGTACCTCATCTTTAAACCGTTCGAAGACAAAAAAGAGCTGGAAAACATTGGGTTGAATGATGCTGTTCCTCAAGCTACCGGAGCAGGAATGCCCGACGACAAAGGGAAAGCTTACGAACTGGAAATGCTAGAACAAAAAGATCAAGAAAAACGCAATGCGCTGACAACGCTATCCGATTATTGGAGTGAGGATAATTCTTCCGCAAACAGCGAGGTTGCTTTTGAAGAGGAAAATGAAGAAAATAGTTTTGGCGGTAACGATAATTCGAGACGCTTTGGCAACTCCAATTTAAACAGTTATCGAAATTCACAAAATGCTTTGGGTTCATTTTATAGCAACGATAATTCGGAAACAATGGAATTACGCAGACAGCTGGATGAACTGAAAGAACAATTAGCCGACCGAGATATTCCAAAACCAACTACAGTGGACGACCAACTCGCCTTAATGGAAAAATCTTATCAAATGGCAGCTAAATATCTTCCGCAAAATACAGGTTCTGGAACTAATTTTCCAGTCAATGGTAATGCTCCCGTAGCTACAACAGTCAGCCAAACCAACCAAAAGGAACATTTTGTATCGTTCACTTCCGCAAGAAAAAACACTGTATCGGCGCTATATCGTGAGCCTACCGACAGTGCGTTTACAGCCGATTGGAGCCAAACCAAAAACCGTGGGTTTTACACGGCTGGTGCTACAGAACAAGTGGTACAACCCAAAAACAGCATCAAAGCTAGCGTACACGAAACGCAAACAATTGTTGGCGAAGCTGGTGTGCGTTTACGATTGATGGAAGCAGCCCAAACACCACAGCGTACCATACCGAAAGGAACAATAGTAATAGCCAACGGTAAGTTTGAAGGTGGACGATTGCAGTTGAAAATCACTTCGGTAGAATTGGAGGGTAATATCATTCCAGTAGATATAACCATCTACGATCTGGACGGGCAAAAAGGGCTAAACGTACCGTATTCACCTGAAATGAATGCGCTTACCGAAATGGCAGGCAATATGAGCCAGTCTTCGGGAAGCAGTATTATGATGACGCAATCTGCCGGACAACAAGTTGCAGCAGACCTCAGCCGTGGTGTAGTACAGGGTATTTCGGGTTATTTCGCTAAAAAAGTTCGTACACCAAAAGTAACCCTAAAAGCAGGACATCAGGTATTCTTGGTATCTAAAAAATAA